From the Melospiza georgiana isolate bMelGeo1 chromosome 4, bMelGeo1.pri, whole genome shotgun sequence genome, the window TCTCCAACTCAACACACTCAGCTATTTTTAGATTGTGGCTGCTAGCAAGGATTTTTTCAATGTCTTCCTGCACACTCCGTTACCTTCTGAAAGCAATGAATTGTGATTGTTTGGCATCCTCCAATCCTGGCCCTTTTTTAAGTAAAATCTTTATTGCAGTTTGtaaatctgttttaaaagacATAAAAGGTAAGACatgaaaatattcagaatttaaaaaagaaaaatataattcaaTATGAAATTGCCTTTGCTTATTTCTTGCTTTAATGACATCTCAacttgtttaaaacaaaacaaagaaacaaccCCCCCCTCCCAAAACTCTCACACAAAATGACACACcccaaaagaaacagaaatacacCATAAAATACCCAGGAAAGCATCATGCAGTTAATCCACTATTAAAATCAGAGAAATAAGACAGATatggaaagaaacaaattctTATTTCTGCGTAAAACAACAGCTGCATGAAGCATATTTCATGCAAAGTAAGGTTTTGCTACAGCACATTGAAAAGGTaaagattaaatattttcaagccACAGACCTATACACttggatttcacagaagaaatcTACCTTCAGTATTCTGCTTGCTGAGTATTTTACTAGAGTAAGATAAGGTGATAATGTTCatactatttttttctgcattcccCTTGAAGTGTTTTGATGCATATAAAAGAGAGGCCACTCAATCCACTTACACCCAATAAAtgtcaaaaaaccccactaaacAATGGCTCTAGCCCTGACCCCAAAACATTTTAAGAGCAATACTGCCATCCCTTCTTAGAATTTTCCTAACTCAATTCTACAGCTGGGAGCACATTCCTGTCCAGCACACCACACTGTTAGAGTCACTTTTTACTCAAATGATTCACCTCTGAATCAATTCTGAAAATCTCTTAAGGTTTGACAGCTCCACTACAATATAAAAAGACAACCCCATTTGGTTACAGTGGTGGAAGCTGTCCCCCATTTCAAAGTCTCATTGGTGTGATGGAGCTCTACAGCCCATTCTTTGCACTTACAGGTCTTGTTGTGTGTACTTACTTAGAAGGCAAAAGACAAACTATGAATGTAGCATTTAAATTTATGCCACAAACAAAGCCAATTAAAATTTTCCCAAAATTTTTGCTCCAGACAATAGTCTATGCTTTACCAAAGGGAAAATCAAGATCAGAAACTGACATACTCTCACAATTCCCGCCAGCAggcaaagcaataaaaataaatttcttctcTGGGATTGGCATTGTCATTTCCTCATTCCAAGCAGAAACTTTCAGCACCTCATCAAATTCAGGAAGCTGCCGGTGAGAGATTCTGGAGCAGAGCattggaggaaaaacaaaaagttattttcagtTACAGAATTCCAGCATATCATCATCTGCATCAGCCTGAAGTTCACCACCTAGAAATCTTTTGTCATCTACTCTATATTGCCTGAAAACTCTTTCCTCAGAGCATAACTTGATTTCACATTGAAAAAATTGGTAGTTTGTTCTCTAAACCCTCCATCACTGCAGCAGATACTTAGTATTACTCATACAGTTCTTCTCATGGGAGCAAAATGGAGTGAAACAGAAGTGTTATCAAAAAATAAGTAAGAATGTTTGTGAAACACTTAGTGGTTCTGGACATCTTGCAAATGTTCAGAATATTCTTAAATTCAAATAATATCAAAACCTAGATTTTCTTCTTAGaggtttaaaaaagaaatcaagcaCTGATAGGATAATTTCCACAACAAAAGTAATGCAAATGCTGGAAACATTTAGACTCTTTAGCtattgaagagaaaaaaatacaaacaaccTGTGATGTAATGGCCCTTGACATCTAAAGTCTCCAAGCAATTCAGTCTGTTTTAGTTGTTGTCATGCTTACCAGCAATGTctttaaaacttcatttttagAGGAGCAATTGTCAGCCATATTAGAAGGCATAAAGTCAGTTGCGCATTTACAACTCATTTGAAAGCAGAGAGTATCTGACAGCATAATAGTGAAACACATCCCATAAAATTCAAGAGCATTCCAACACACACTTTTTTTGTCCAATATATATGTCTGAAAAAATCTGTagagttttgttgttgttgttttggagggttgcttgtttttaaaaccaATGTGATGGATTTGGACTAAAAAAACTAACAGAAGCAATACTACAGAGTCAAATCTGGATGCAGGGCTATTTGCATGGAAAAGGCCAGGCAAGAATTACAAGGATTCTTCACACACACATCAGGATATCCTACCTTGACGCATTGTCTACAATTAGTTGTGATTCAGCTCTGTGGTTAGTTCGCAGTTCCACAGAAAAGCCTCTTGATTTTAGACCCTCAAAGATATCAGCTAACATGTTTCCTGGGTCTATGCTTGGCAGCTGTCTAGTGTCACCTAAACAGAATGCGTGTTAGTCTTTGTGAGAAGGAATAACATATCAGCTGAAAACTGTCCTTAAAAAAATGAATACTTGTATGAACAAATACTCACACGTCTACATAGTAACATCCATCCTTAATGCAATTCACACAAAATCAAACTTTCAAGAATCTAAGAAACTTTGGGAATAAGGCTGTAGTGTAGTTTTCTTATACTCCTCACCCAGTAATGCTTTACTAGCAAGTGCAAATCCTTCTGCCTGATCTGCACTGACAGTGATCACATCTTACCCAAACCCACTTTGAAAGCTAcgtatttaaaaacaaatgccATAAATAGCGTGTCAAAAAGGAACCTCTAAGAAAGCATAAAAAATTGACTTtacatttctttgctttcctttttaaattaaaacaagatGATCCTAGCATTAAGAATGACATGAAAACTCCCTTCTAACAAACAATTCATATGCTAACAACAGCTCCTTCACATTTAAGGAAATCAGAAAAGTTTTCCGTTTGCAAGATGTAATAACCTACCACATGGAAGTCAGAATAAGACAAAACACTGCTAAAACAGATAATGGAGATACTGATACTTTCATACTGACATTTGGGAAATTGTCTACCTCATGTGACCTTAAGAAATAGCAGAAGTATCCAAGTACAGAACAATGTAACATTTTAAGAGACTCAGTGCGAGCTCTGATACTTACACTGTATATTGGGCATTATGAAACATTGTACAATGCTAAATTTGCTGTTTCACTTACCTAGAATAATAAGCTTAGCAAGCTGAGCATGCTCACACAAGAGTTTCAAAACTAAACTAAGAATGCGTACAGACACCAAACTTCCTTCATCCACAATGAGAACTGTAACTGCAGAAAATTTCCACGGCTGTTGTTGGTCACTCCGCCTCCACGACTTAAAGCTACAGATAATCTAGAAACAAATAAAGCAAGCTCTGACACTAATCAACTCTAAGCTATGTCATATAAGTACAGTGTGGTATCATCTCATGTATGCAGAGCTATTATCCAAAATTCTGAACTTACACCTGTAAAGACCCAGAAGACTCAACCattttgtcttattttcttcctcagtGAATGCATTTCTAGCTGAGATTAGCAACACTGACTTACATAAAAGCataatctttttttcctgcagaaattgTTAAACACACTAGGTCAGCGATTAGGTTGCTCAGTAACAGAACACCTCCTACTACAACTTGCTGTCATTAATAATACCCAAAATTGCATGGGGAAGGGGAACAGGCAACTAACTATCCAGTCCCCaaagataaaataaaccaaCAGTACTTTTTATGTTATtataatttctatttatatGGGTTACTATGTAACTCCAATGTCTTCTTGGCACTGTTGCTACCTAGAACAAGACAGACTTGGCCTAAGTTTATTAACAAAGTTTGCTTTAtacatttttctaaaaaaaattccacaatacCTAACATTAATTAAGGAAACACTGTGCAAATGAGATTTCTCTCATTATTCAGCTCCAGGCTACTGATGTTTTCATGTACATGCTGCTATGATTGCTAGGCAACTAGAATCCTAGATCTAGGATCCTAGAAAACAGCTCTTCCACCTAGAAATCATTTTTGTCTTCATTAAACTAAAATGCGGAactgagaagctgaaaaaatTAGATGCCCTAGAGTAGCACAAGTTTCAGATGTATATAAATAGTAAAGAAACCAAAGTtagaaaataatgtatttcaaGTGACTGATTTATGATTCCCCCAAAACATAATGCTGATTTTCAGATGCTGATAAGCTGTACCCAAGCATTAACATTAGTAACACTAATAGGCTATACATTTCTTAAGGGAAGTCCTATaacaagctgcttttcttttctaaaacaAGAATGAACAGTGTCAAAATATGTTTCAGaacccaattaaaaaaaaaaaacaaacaagaaacaaaacccaaaacaaacaaaccttaCCTGATGTAGTGTATATGCAGGAAGCTGCGTTTTTTCTCTCAAAAGACTTGTTGCCCTCCCTGTAGGTGCAGTGAATAGtacattcaaatatttttttgcataCATATTCTCTGGTTCCCAGCAGTGATCAAATGTATTCCATTCCTCAGATGCATCCAAGTCTCCTTCAAAGACCTTGGAAGCAGCTTCCActtctttttccatttgctttaaGTGACGAAAAAGGCAGCTAACTATTGTACTCTTCCCACAGCCTCCTTTTCCACTTATGATTGTGACAGGATTAGAACAAATTTTTTCTACAGCAATCACCTGATCTTTGTCTACCTCTGCTTTACTTTGGATACCAGACATAGAGCCCACCTCCTTTTCGGGAAAGTGATTTTCACCATTATGACTGTCTGGATTATTTTCCTCTATTTCATGTGCCTGGGTAATATTCATTTTGTTATCTACAGTTTCTCCTGGTGCCTCAGAAATGCTAAGTATCTTTCTGACATCCACATCTAGTTTCCATGTGTGTTTTGCCAGAAGGTCACCTACATACATTGCAATGTCTCTTTCAGATTTGTAAAGATGAGGCAGAAACACCAGCTTTTTCTCTCGTATCACTACATTCTGATCTTTCAAAAACTCAAGAGATTGCCAAACATGCTCGATGGACATGTGTTTGGATAGCAAACGAGCTAATTCATCTTGATCTTCATATGTGTGTCCCATTTGTCTGCAGCGTGTCTTGAGCTGATCATACAGAATTAATGCATTCTTCTGCAAGACAGGAATCTTCCAGAGGAGATGTTCACACTGACAGAAGGCAGCCCACGTTGCCTCACAGTAAGGAATGTTCAACTCCTTATACATAATCTTCTCCCCAAAAAGAGTAAAAGCAAACATAGATTTATTTCAGAACATGTTAGCCTCTTGCTGAACAACATTCCTCCTAGTAAATACAAATTGCAATTCAGAAGGTGGAAGTTTGCAaaaatttgcatatttttcatAAAGTAAAATACTTAAAAGTATGCTGGAATAAGTCCTCTTACTTACTCATCTGTATGAAacagaaactttaaaaataaaaaacctggCAAAGAAATTGGGTACTAGGGAAGAACTCATGCACACCAAATTCAACATTTTCATGTAAACGTACACAAACTGTAGAAACAGTGCACAGGAAAGCCAGTAGCCAGAATACTGTTCCTAATTCTGAACGTGTTCAAGAAATATGCCACCTCTACAGACACTACCACAAAATAGTGAAAGATCGAGATGTGCAAAACAGATGAACTACTGAGagcaagaaaaattaaatgtacTTGCTCAGTTGTAAGAGAAAAAGCTAAAGAGAGTCTTCAAGCAATAAAAAACTGCAGTGAGAATGCAGGTCCTTGAAGCAAGAGAGCAGCAAGTCCATATTGCATAAGGAACAGTCAAACTGGACATCAGGAAAAtcttttcaaaggaaattaCGTGAAACACTGGAATATATTGGCTACCCTGCTGAATCTCTGAAATTAGATTAAGGCAAGTCAGAACCTCCATCAGTAAAGCACTGGAGGCCTAAAGAAGGAAAACCAACCACATTTGTGAACACCTAATGCTCTCATGTAAGGTCCAGGACTGCTAAGGTGAGGTGCAGCAGCAAAGCTCACAGCAAgtgcagcaaaggaaaacagcaaggTAAGCAGCCACTGCAAATTCCATTGCAAAAAACAAACTACTGGACCAGATGACCTCTTACAGAGAAACTTATCAACCTTACTATGAAAGCATAGATTTTGTTCTATATATCAGGAACAAAAGTCTCACTTACCAGTATAAAATTGAAGAGAACAGTTGAGGATTTTAAATTTGCTAACTTTTGGCCCAATTACCTCAAGcactttattttctgtctcttgtAGAAAATACTAAACAAATGGTTGTAACAGAACTACTTTCTAAAATCTTCTGAGATTAATTAATTCTAGaccaaagggaaaaacaaaacccttgCTAAAACTGAGTCCTGTACATCATCCATTTCCAAATAAGCTACGCTCAGCCCCTACAAATGCCCATTCAATCAAGTGAACCCAGCTAAAACAGTACTGCAGTCTAATGCACCTCAAATGCAGCACACACCTTATTTTTACCATACATAACATTACTTACCCTGCTGAATCCAAGTTTCCATGGCTCATCCTTTAGTATCTCATCCAGTTTTGTTCCCATCTCATCAGCCACCTCCTCATCATCCACATCAGCCTCTCCTCCCCAACATATCTTATCTAACAGACCGCAGAAGTGGCGTGGCAGAAGAACTGGCAAGAACTCCAGAATCCTTGGAAAGGCCAGAGCTCCCAATACAGCCTTTCCTGCAACTGCACACACCATAAACACAGCAATTTTTATGTCATCTACAAAGACTGTTGCAAAGAAATTTACACTGACTCTGGCTTCATCCTTCTGCTTTCATTATATCCAAGACATTACAAATTCCTCTCATTTTCTTAGCTTTCATAacacttttcaattttttttaaagtctgtttTCCCTGAACTGccttaagaaaaaagaaaaaaaacaaggtAAACAGATGACATAAAATCAGCAACTAAATGTATTCACCTGGAAAATATGTACCATTCACTTGGTTTAAACTGCATACTCAACAGCATTTTGTAGAAAGTCAGTTCAGACCTCACTATGCCTGCCTCTTACCTAGAAGTAATTTTCATACAGATGTACAGAAGAACATTTcaaattcaaaatataaaaaaaaggCTTCTATATTTGTAGTATCAGATCATTAGAGGAATTTAACAAAAAAGTGCTCTCCACTAGCTTTCTCAATGACCCCAAAATTAAGCTATCACTTTCCCTATTTACATCAGTCATGGGCTAAGAGTGAGGAATAATGAAACTGATTTGCTctatattttgctttaaaaaggtaatttcagaagaaagaaaaacaaatttaaacaGAAAGTGAGACTTTCAGAATCTGTAgctcttggaaaaaaataggCTATTTTTAATTAAGTGTTAAGGAAAAGTTAAACCACTAATTTTTCTCAAATACTTTTTCTGATCACTGTCTTATCCTCATAAAGCCAGACCTTTTCCCTTTTAAGCAAGTACTTTATTTACACACAAATCATCAATACACACTATttccacacacaaaaaaataccATGAAGGCTTGAAGAACAAACTACTTAAGCCCATAACAATTAACGACAACTAAAAGAATTTACAATACTAACAGTAGCAACTGGGGTAGGGGGAGGGTCCATATTGCTCAATGATAAAGATTAACACTTAAAACGTAGCAAATTAATTTCAGCTAGATACTAGGGAAAAATCACCAACTACAAGAAAGGTGAAGAGCAGGCACACTGTGCAATCTTTTCTATCATTacaaaatgagaacaaaaagCCTGAAAGACTACAGAACACTCTCCTCCTCTTACCAATGGGATCTGAAGTACAGGCAGTTCAAGTCTAGCAGAGGCCCTGAATCATGCTGTTACACACAGTCTGACATCCAAAAGCGATGCCACCTCCATCATCTGACCTGACGCTGCCCAGAGAAAACTCTGTTTGCTTACACCTAACAGCAGGTAGACCCAACCTGTGTGCACAGGTCATGGAAACAGACCATCAGAGCAGACCAGAGCTCTAACTGAGGCCACACCTCAGACACGCCAACTTTCtcatatttcagtgttttcatatTTCAGACCAGCTGTCTGGTCCCACAGAGTGAATGCCCTTTATGGACTGGAGTACCCCAGGAATGCAGGTGGAACACCTTGTTTGGGTTTCATCCAGCAGGGATACTCAGTCAGTACTCTCAGAGATTGCACCACAGCGGGGACAAGGGGGATGTCAGCTTTAAAAGCACACTCCTGATCCAGTCTCTAACACTCACACTCATGCAATCACACCAACATTGCCCACAACAGTACCCTCAGCAGTCTGAAGTGGAGACACTCCAATGCTTCCACAGTCTGCTCCCAGCCATACCAATTTGCTGACAGTGGGACCCAAACACACCTAGACAGACTATTTAGTGCAGTTGGTTAG encodes:
- the HELB gene encoding DNA helicase B, with translation MAEAGGLRGALLELWGHLRPLPRWEAADDDEESDEDFEELLAEDALLEAAGTELPAALPPRRAVIIQECGSKKEYEVVGRFPLVGPWWKVNVKAKKMGSKYFVQGYPSYFLRTDVEENNRQVFSLFLEECCVPADWKEKFFAWLPMESVLSFSNLEEKLKQFQVSQLQPRGIKRDTKDYNIFHYVSKSLAGKAVLGALAFPRILEFLPVLLPRHFCGLLDKICWGGEADVDDEEVADEMGTKLDEILKDEPWKLGFSRIMYKELNIPYCEATWAAFCQCEHLLWKIPVLQKNALILYDQLKTRCRQMGHTYEDQDELARLLSKHMSIEHVWQSLEFLKDQNVVIREKKLVFLPHLYKSERDIAMYVGDLLAKHTWKLDVDVRKILSISEAPGETVDNKMNITQAHEIEENNPDSHNGENHFPEKEVGSMSGIQSKAEVDKDQVIAVEKICSNPVTIISGKGGCGKSTIVSCLFRHLKQMEKEVEAASKVFEGDLDASEEWNTFDHCWEPENMYAKKYLNVLFTAPTGRATSLLREKTQLPAYTLHQIICSFKSWRRSDQQQPWKFSAVTVLIVDEGSLVSVRILSLVLKLLCEHAQLAKLIILGDTRQLPSIDPGNMLADIFEGLKSRGFSVELRTNHRAESQLIVDNASRISHRQLPEFDEVLKVSAWNEEMTMPIPEKKFIFIALPAGGNCENLQTAIKILLKKGPGLEDAKQSQFIAFRRQDCDLINELCCQHYSGHLTRDPKNRFLFQTGDKIASTRNVYLKDLLATCGVREGSNGQECRSGETPLTAESNEEGKRLCNGDIFFITEDVEIDKQRLLTISSTDGSMFTVNYTALRKLCHIRHAWARTIHTFQGSEERTVVYVVGNAGRQHWQHVYTAVTRGRCRVYIVAEELHLRRAVKSKEIARKTRLQRFLREAIAETNHCPEQMPSPPKRCWQNQELKAQSVSATQGAPDPPELQSDLMIQEGSSVLSKEKMGSLQQSPCKRQIPAPEDATEIPLTTVEESPLGSSRLKNLSLGQQIPRKLFKS